The region CACGCCATCGGCCGAAAGCGCCAGCCGCAGCAGCTCGAACGACTGCGCCAGCTGCTTCTGCGCCGCCCGTGGATCCACCGGCACGCTCCACTCGGGCCGCGCGTTGGAAAACTGCGTGATGCTCGAGCTCACCTCCAGCTCTCCGTTGTGCATGCCCAGGCCGATCTCCGAACGGATCCACTGCGTGGGCAGGGCGAGCATCAAACGATCGGCCACGGCGTAGCCGGCATCCATCACACTGGGAGCTTCAGTTTGCATTTCCATGTTGGTCCGGCGCGAACCCCGTCGCGTTCCCTCTCGTCCCCACCCGCGGGGCAGCCATAGCACGGCTTGTCACGCGGTCCGAGACGCGACGGCACGGGGGCGCGCTGGGCGGCCGCGCCGGGGTTCGCGCCGCAGCGACAACAAGCGTCACCTGACGGTAGCGATCGTCCAGCTGGCGCGTCACCGCGTGGAGGCGGCGACGCGGGAAACGCCGTGGTTTGTCGCTTGGCACCAGGCTTGCGATGGGTCCGGAGACCGCGCCGCGGTTGGCGCACTTCACCCGAGGACGAGAGCAACATCATGACCACGACGTTTCACAAGACCTTGATCGGCGCGCTGATGCTCGGCGCGCTTGCCGTGGGCCAGCCCGACGCGCGAGCGGCCGGATCCTGTCCATCTGGAGCGACCTCCACGCTGGAGGATTTTCCGCCCTACAAGTACGAGCTACGCCCCGCGCACAACGCGCAGCTGGACGCCATCGCCAGCTCCATCGCGGCCACCCTGAAGACGAAGTCCGTCAAGCGGGTGCGCATCGTGGGGCACGCGGCGCTGTACGGGAAGAGCGACTTCGCGAAGACCGCGCGCTACCGAGCGTCGGTGGTCGAGTCCGAGATCCAGGCGCGGCTGGCCGCGCGAGGCGTGAGCTACAGCTCGATTCGCTTCGAGAGCTCCGGTCGCTCCACGGACTGCCCGGTGGCGACGAACTCCACCCAGGCCGGCCGGGCGAAGAACCGTCGGGTGGAGGTGTGGATCGACACCGGCCCGAAGCCGAAGCCCAAGCCGACGCCCAGCGCCAAGAAGCTCACGACCCGCGATGCGCTCATGAGTCTGCGCGACAGCACCAGCAACCCGACCACGAAGTGCCTTGCCCAGAAGGTGCTGAACGGCAGCGCGGATCACGACTTCCTGCCCATCGACGGCTTGAACGCGTTCATGAGCATGCCCATCCAGAAAGTGGGTATCCACGGCTATACGGGCTTCGAGCGGGACCTGAAGGACTGGTCCAACAAGCAAGTGCAGAGGATCCGCTCCGTGCCCACGAACCAGAGCGATCAGCAGCGTTTCAACAGCGCATTCTTGGGTGCGCAGTCCGACTTGCTGAAGGGCGTCCGCGCGCTGAAGGAGCTCGACTGCTACGACAAGCGCACGCCCGCGGTGCGAAAGTACATCCTCGACCAGACCAAGCGGAGCAAGTCCGTCTACAGCTGCTCCGTGGTCAAGGACTTGGTGAACACCATGATCAAGGACGTCCGCGGCATCCACGGCTGCCACGGTTGAGCCCGACGCTGCCGGGAGTCGTCCGACGCGACGCCTCCCGGCTCGGCCGTCCATCGGCTACACTTCGAGGCCATGAAGCGTTGGGGGCTCTTTGGGTGCGTGATGGGGTGTTGGCTCGCGGCGTGTCAGCCGCAGAAGCCCGCGGACGCGCCGGGTATCGCGCCGAGCCAACAACAAAAGCCCAAGGAAGAGTCGGGGCAGGAGACGGTGGGGGAGGCGGAGGAGCCGCCGTTCAAGGAAGACGCGGTGCAGGCGCTGGGAGCGCTCGCGACGTTTTGGGCGCTCGGACTTCAAGGCAGCTCCAAGAACGCACCGACGAGCTGGCACGTGCACGCGGCCTCCGGCACCTGCATGCCGAAGGAGAGCGGCGGATTTCGAGTGGCGAACGAGCGCGTGTACGGACCCGGGGACGAGAGCGTGACCTTGTGGGACGAGAAGCAGAAAACCGAGGTCACCATGTACACCTATCCGGCGACCCGCGCGCTGGATGCGGAGTTCGACGACGTGCTGGCATCGATGGCTCAGACGTGCACGGAAGGGCCGATGGTCAGTGCGGTGCAGGGCGACACCCACTTCGGTGCTTGTGTGCGTCGCTTGGAGGGAGATCTCCTGCTCATCGAGCAAGCCGTGTTGTTTCAGCGGGCCAAGTGGCTGCACAAGGCGCGCATCACGTTTGCTGCACCCGCGCTCGGAGACTCGCAGGACGCTGCCATGAGCCTCTTGAGCCAAGCGTTCGCTCCCTGCAATCCGTGACGGGCGTCACTTGTCGCCTCCCGTCAGCGTGAAACCTTGGCGCTGGGAGGTGAAGCATGCGCGTCACGCTCGTCGGTCGTCGTCTGGAGCACAACGAGAACCTGGGGCTCTGCTACCTCCGGGCAGCCCTGGAGCAAGCGGGAGTGCGCGTCGCGGTGCTGTACCTGAACGACGCCATGGATCTGGCGCGGGCCGCGCAGCAGGTGCTCGTCCAACGGCCCGAGGTGCTCGGCTTGGCGCTGGCCGACGGCGGCTCTGCCACGCTGCCGCTCGCGCTCGGTGAGGCCGTCACGCGCGCGGGGTATCGTGGGCACATCACCGCGGGCGGACAGTTCGCCACGCTGGCGCGGCACTGGTTGCTCGAGCGTTACCCATGGCTCGACAGCGTGGTGCGCTTCGCCGGAGAGCGTCCCATCGTGGAGATCGCAGAGCGCGTTCAGCGCGGCGTGGACGTGCTCGGTGTTGCGGGAGTGACGACGCGAGATGGAGACGGCACGCCGGCGGACGTGATCGACCCGCGTCCGCTGGACTTGTTCCCAGCGCACGACGAGCTGCCCGAGGTGCTCGGCTATCCCGCGGCGCACATCACGGCGTCGCGGGGTTGCTGGGGACGCTGTCAGTACTGCGGGCCCGCGGCCCTTTCCACCCAGGAGCGGCGTGAGGGCACCCGCGCCGGTGTGCCGTCCGCAGCGCTCACTGCTCACGGCGTGGGCGGGCTCAAGCGACGCGAGATCACGCGGGTGGCCGACGAGATGGCGGCGCTGTGGCACGAGCGCGGCGTTCGCTACTTCTACTTCGTCGACGAGCACCTCTTGCCCTACGCGGAGGGCGAAGCGCTCGAATACCTGGCAACTTGGAAGCGTGCCCTGGCGGAGCGAGAGGTCGGCGCTCTCGGCATTGGCGCCATGATGCGCGCGGATCGGATGACCCCGGCGATCGTGCGCGGCTTCGCTGATTTGGGGCTGATGCGCGCGTTCGTGGGCCTGGAGATCGCCACGGACGAAGAGGGCCGTCACTTCGGCCGACGGGCGCCAGGGCCGCGGGAGCTCGAGCTGTTCTCCGTGTTCGCGGAACAGGGCGTGGCCACCGTGGGCAACCTGATGCTGCTGCACCCGTACTCGACACCCGAGAGCATCACGGCAGGTATCGACATGCTCGAACGAATGCCCTCCGGGGTGTTCGAGGCCACGCGCATGATGGTCTACCACGGCACTCGTTTGATGAAGACGATGGCCGAGGAAGGTCGCCTACTGGGCAATCCGCTGCGCTACGGCTACACCTTTGCCGATCCGGCGATGGAGCGCTTCGCCGAGATCTTCACCCGCCTGCGCGGTGAGCTGTTCTGGGACTACAGCCTCGCCTACCGCACC is a window of Polyangiaceae bacterium DNA encoding:
- a CDS encoding OmpA family protein: MTTTFHKTLIGALMLGALAVGQPDARAAGSCPSGATSTLEDFPPYKYELRPAHNAQLDAIASSIAATLKTKSVKRVRIVGHAALYGKSDFAKTARYRASVVESEIQARLAARGVSYSSIRFESSGRSTDCPVATNSTQAGRAKNRRVEVWIDTGPKPKPKPTPSAKKLTTRDALMSLRDSTSNPTTKCLAQKVLNGSADHDFLPIDGLNAFMSMPIQKVGIHGYTGFERDLKDWSNKQVQRIRSVPTNQSDQQRFNSAFLGAQSDLLKGVRALKELDCYDKRTPAVRKYILDQTKRSKSVYSCSVVKDLVNTMIKDVRGIHGCHG